The Fusarium oxysporum f. sp. lycopersici 4287 chromosome 1, whole genome shotgun sequence DNA segment TGAAACTTTTTTCAAGAACTGCGTCTGGTCCATCAGAGCCCAAGAAACCACTAACGAGACCATCAGTGGGACCCAAGTCAGGCACCATCAGAACATAAAAGCAAAATCACCAGGGGAcgggagggagggagggatGGCGGATGGATACAATGTCCACTTCTTCCAACGGCTAGGCACATCAACTAGTGCTGGCCGAGCCCAATTGGTCTGTCGGCTTTGTTCCAGAAGCAACTGAGTGTGAAGGGTCCGATTGTGCTTATAAATTTGCATAGAACAGGTCAGTAATTCAAGCTTGTCTGGATCCAATAGTGTAGTAGTCGTTGTTGCGGATGGTCGAATAAGCCTCGGGCTCTTCTCGTCCGAACGCCTTTAGAGGTGGGCTATGGCATAAATAAGCAGGGTGTTGTACAATGCTTGAATATGTGCTGAGGGATGCATCGTATGTTGAGAAAATCATGTCAGCTGAGACAGCCAGATATTTATACACAAAACACAGTATAGTCGACTCATGTTCGTAGAAGAGATTGGGCCGATTTATACACATTGTATCGGGCCTTGGTCATAAAGGCCTCGGATCTAATCGTGCATTGGAGCGCAGTTGACATGAGCATGGAGGGTTGCAAGGATTGTGCATCATGGCTTGTCAAGGTCCCTGGCAGCGGCACGTTAGCTTATTACAATGGTGAAAAACCTCCACTGCGACCATCGTGAGTGTCTCTCAACCTGCTAGCATTTATCGGAATATTTATCCCTCCTGACCTGTGTAAATGTTGTACTAGACGATAACTCGTCGATATTCCGCGCTACTCGAAAGATTCACACTACAAATTGTGAGACAAGCATGAATCTGCagggtgaggaggagagatgcGTGTCTAGTTGAGGCTGCTATTGGATCATGCACTCATTTTCCCCTCCTACGAAAGGAAGCTTCAACCTCTGCGTCTACCAGGATTTGACTGGTTCGTAACAACACTCTAGCCTTTCCTGGAATTCCTTTTCAACCTCCCCCAGATTCGGAAGAGTCAATCAAGAGTCAAGTAGGGAGTCGCTCACAGAGACATTCAGGAGCCTGTAACGTGAAAGAGCTTAGAGACCAAGGCACACAGAGTCTCTGAATGCCGGTTGACAGAAACTTGCCTCAATCGTGTCAACCCACCAAAATCTCTTCTCGTGAATGGACAATGATTGATATCTCGAAGCCCCCCGGTCTCATAGAGGCACGCAAGACATGGACCAAGCGCACATCCCCGTCACTCCAATATGCTCCACCGATTGGTTGGTGTTTCTATCCTTCCTGCACGTCACCCAAAACCCATCCCATCCTGAACTGCAAAAGCCAAACTAACATGTCCCCAGATTGCCCTTGATGCATCGACCAGGAACGCCCTGACATGGGAGCTTTGCTTATATCAACCTGACAGGTCCGTTGTAGCACAAGCTGTCAATATCAAGTCGGGCCTCATATTGCCACTCAATTTCGACAGCAGCCGTCAGCCGTCCGCCACAGACACTTGACACATGACGATCCATAGCCGAATTTCGTTCCTGATTAATGAAAACATCCTTCGCACATGCTTTCGCAGTAGTTAGTCTTAACTAAATCCAAGAATTTCACCTCTGACTGGCATTGCTAATAAGAGGCCAATGACACGGAAATCGCGGTGGCTGACCATGGGATACAAATATGATGGATTCTGCATCGTTACTTGATGGAGCCTGACCAGGAACCGATCGTTAGACAGTCATGGCCTTGGTCCGTGGTGCAACTGGCGTCATGCTTCCCTTTGACCTCGCGCAGTAGCGTCTTGGGATATGATGCCATCGAAACCAATCAGCATCAACCGTTCTGAATAAATACAGAGAGGCCATGGGGGTCACAAAGGCCCTCGGCTTGGTCGGTACGAAATCCACCCTGGGCGGCGCTGTTGCACATGGGGAACCACTAGTCGAGCCACTGCCGATGGGTTGTGGTTGCGACTGTTAAAGCTGCGACGCCTTTATCAGGCACCATTCCCACTAAACTGCGAATAACTTCGTTCGCCATATCGACTATCTCATAGCCCCAAAACAATACAGTCAATGACTCGAGTCGTGCTGGGGAGCTATGATAGTAACCATTCTGGCGTTGAACCATCTTCCCAAGTCTAGATGACCTGAAGCTTTGTCTCTTTAAGGCATCATCGACGGGCTTGAGTATGACGCAGTACACATTCTTCACTAACAGCTTGACGAAGCACGTCGAGATCCACCACCTGCTTCCTCTGCATGTCCCTCTGGCTGGTGCCCGCTCAactttcccctcactttcAAAAAGACTCAATCCCTTCACCGACTTTTACAACCTGCCGCTACAAGTGGTCCATCAAGCTAGTCAGGTTGCTGTCCCACCCTACTCCGTCGCGACTCGAAGTCAGGGTCCGATCAACTCACTAGGGGGCTCATTGCCAGCGCCAAGAATCATGTCTTTGCTTCATCCCACTACGATCGCAACACATGAGCCAGGTGAGCTTGCTTTCACGGACCACTGAGTGGTCTCCTCATTTTAGAAAATGTCTGTCAAGGACCCCAGTGACACACATCGATGCTAGGCATGAACAGATAGACAACTTGCAGAGGGTTTCCTGCTTATGTATACAAGCTCATGCGGGGGTGTGATGTTGTACAGACGATCCCGAGGCCATGTCTCTGAGCAACTTGCGTTGAGCAAAGTCTCAATGCTGAGGGTTGCAAAATGGCAACGGCCATAACGAGGAAGACGAATTGTTCTTTCTTATTAACATCGTGTGTGATTATTGTCTTGGGTTAAGGATTAATTGTAGAATTGGCGTTTACGCGCAATTTTACATAAGTTCTTTCTTCGGTCTCTTTGACAGAACTACTGTTGCGTTTAAGCGTCCAACTCTTTGTATGGCTATTCTAGATTTCAACCGGATAATTGAATGGAATCGAACTGGTTTTTTGGCTTCTATTGGTGATAGTGTGGTGCCAGTCTTACACTTGACGGGCTTCTACGAGCCTGGATCCTAGACGCTGTCACTACTGAAGAAATACCTTGTATCAGGAGGCTACCACTGCTGAATAGTCAAGCATTCGCCATGGCTACAATTGTATAGTTATATTCACAAAATCGACGATTAAAGGAAGGCCATTTCGTGAGCCATGTTGAAGGTTCCTCGGACATAAGTAGGATCATTATATCAACTGTGTATGTAATCTCAGACTTATGAGTCATTTGCCAATCTTTATAAACATGCAGTCATGACTTACCCAGAATATCAACCATAAACAAACCAATCACCCTGACAGTATACTAGATGTTAATGCGACTATAACGTGAACTCAGAAAGTATCGTTCTAATGCCGTTAGAAAATGAAATCGAACATCAGGGGCATAGGGTAGGCCAGATCAAGAACCGTAACCGTCGATTTCGTAGTGAATAAGGTAGGTAATATTGCTAATTTCTgaagaatattataaagtaCCGAGTAGGGTGATATACAATCTGGAGGTTGATGCTCTCAATAAAATGCCTATTTTAAGGTAAAGAGTCCAAGACGTTTTAACGTTTAACGTTTATACAAGTTGAAATATATCACGTGACACATATCACCAACTCTCGTCCCCCACCGTGGCGCACCCGATCAAGCCGGCTCCACCTATGACCGCGGGGCAAGAACTTTTTGCGAAGCTATCGCAAGCTGCCGCAGAAAAAAAGTAGTCAGCGCAAACACGCACCCAAAAACCATCCTTTTTTAGATGTGCGCTCTTAGGTGACATTCAAGATGCCTACGGTCGACGATGGCTTCGAGGCTCTCCTGGAGCCATTCTATAATGGCAAGAAGCTTACGGATCCTATTTCCACAAAGGAGGACAAGTTCCAGCTTCTGCCAGCCTTCTTGAAAGTCAAGGGTAAGGATGTTAATCAGCCCGGTGAGCCTTCTCACTAACTGATTTATAGGTCTTGTCAAACAGTATGTCTCCCGGATAAAGCGCGCAGAGCTTGCGATTGTACTTCGCCGCTTCTAACTTGATTTAGGCACATTGATTCCTACAACTTCTTCGTGGAGCAGGAGATCAAGGATATCGTACGCGCCAATCAAACCATTCGAAGCGAAGTAGACAGCAATTTTTGGCTAGAGTAGGTACTGGGATATCAAGTAAATTGGATATGCTAACATTACTTTCCAGGTTCACAGATATTCGAGTAGACAGTCCTCGACGTCAAGATTGGACAGACAACAAGTCACATAGCGAAGTGACTCCCATGGAGTGCCGCCTTCGAGACATGACATACGCCGCGCCAATTTTTGTCGACATACAATATATCCGAGACAAGCAGCGGATTGTGCGAAAGAATGTGCCTCTTGGACGCATGCCAGTCATGCTCAAGAGCTCCAAGTGTCGTCTCGCCGGAGCCAACAATACGCagatggaggagatgaaCGAATGCCCACTCGACCCTGGCGGTTACTTTATTATTGGTGGTACCGAGAAGGTCATTCTGATTCAGGAGCAACTGAGCAAGAACCGTATCATTGTTGAAGCCGACGAGAAGAACAACATTATTTCAGCATCGGTCACCAGTTCCACACACGAACGGAAGTCGAAGACGTACGTTACTCTGAAGAAGGACAGAATTCTCCTGACACACAACGTGCTGGTGGAAGGTATCCCGATCGTAATCATCCTGAAGGCTCTGGGAGGATTGTCAGACATGGAAATTATGCAGCTTGTTGCTGGATCAGATGGAAGATACCAAGATGAATTCCTGGTAAACTTTGACGAGGCGACAAAGGCGGGCGTTTTCACTCAGCACCAAGCGCTGGAGTATATCGGAGCAAAGGTAAAGATGGGTTCCCGCAGAGGCACATTCGGTCCTCAAGTGCGCCGTAACCACGTCGAAGAAGGCCTCGATGCCTTGGCCAACCTGGTCATTGCCCATGTGCCCATTGAGGGACTGGATTTCTACCCCAAGGCCATCTATGTGGCTCAGATGACTCGAAGGGTTCTCATTGCCGCCCACAACCCCAAGTTGGTTGACGACAGAGATTTCGTGGGAAACAAACGACTTGAGCTGGCTGGTCAACTTCTCTCACTTTTGTTTGAAGATTTATTCAAGCAGTTCACATCTGGAGTCAAGATGTCGATCGACAAGTTCCTGAAGAAAAACAACAGGGCAGTTCCTCTCGACGCGGTTCACATGATTAGCAACCACGCCAACAACATTGGATATGGAATCAACCGAGCCATTCAGACTGGAAATTGGACTGTCAAACGCTTTAATATGAACCGAGCAGGAGTCACTCACGTTCTCAGTCGGCTGAGTTATATCGCCGCTCTTGGTATGATGACCAGAATAAGCAGTCAGTTCGAAAAGACCCGAAAGGTGTCTGGTCCTCGTGCACTTCAACCATCGCAGTGGGGTATGCTTTGTACTTCAGATACACCTGAAGGTGAAGCCTGTGGTCTGGTGAAGAACTTGGCTTTGATGACCCATATTACTACcaacgttgatgaagagccTGTTAAACGGTGGATCTTTACACTAGATGCTGGTGTTGAACCTATCCGCAATTTCTCGGGTGCTGAGATGCACCGTGAAGGAAGCTACATTATTCATATCAACGGTACTCCGTTCGCATTAACTCGATACCCAAAGCGATTTGCGCAAAAGTTTAGAACTATGCGACGGAGAGGTTGGATCTCCCCTTTTGttggcatcaacatcaacacaCACTTCAACGCCGTGCATATTGCCACCGATGAAGGCCGTATTTGTCGACCTTACATCATCGTTAAGAATGGTAAGCAGAAGCTCAAGCCTGAGCATCTGCGATTACTTCAGATGGGCAAAGCGACATTTGACGACTTTCTGAACCGTGGAATTGTAGAGTATCTCGATGTCAATGAGGAGAACGATGCCCTCATCACCATTTATGAGGACCAAGTGACACAGAGTACCACTCACTTGGAAATCGAACCCTTTACAGTCCTGGGAGCTGTCGCAGGATTGATTCCCTTCCCCCACCACAACCAATCTCCTCGTAACACTTACCAATGTGCTATGGGTAAACAAGCCATTGGTGCAATCGCATACAACCAGTTCAACCGTATTGATACTCTTCTGTATACACTCGTATACCCCCAACGGCCCATGGTTATTTCAAAGACCATTCAACTTATCGGTTACGACAAGCTTCCTGCAGGACAAAACGCCACCGTGGTTGTTATGTCATACTCAGGATACGATATTGAAGATGCTTTGGTTCTGAACAAAGCATCGATCGACAGAGGATTTGGTCGTTGTCAGGTTTTCAGAAAGTACACGACGGAACTGCAGAAGTACCCCAACGGACGCAGAGAACGTATCGGAGACCCTGAGAATGAGGGCGATGGCAAGATTAAGCGCCGAATCGCTAAGCACGAGGCCTTGGATGACGATGGTCTTGCAATCGTTGGTTATAAGGTAAACAGCGGCGAGGCtatggtcaagaaggagaCACCGCTTGACCAGACAAGCACTGGCATCGGACTGGACCGTGGACCTGCCGAGTTCCGCGACTCATCAGTTTCGTACCGAATCGCAGATCCCGCATATATCGACAAGGTCATGATTTCTCAGACAGAGAAGGATACCACAGTAATCAAGGTGCAGACAAGACAAACTCGACGCCCCGAATTGGGTGACAAGTTCTCGTCTCGTCACGGTCAGAAGGGTGTCGTTGGTATTATTGTTGAACAAGAGGACTTGCCTTTCTCTGACAGTGGATTGAGCCCCGACATCATCATGAACCCCCACGGTTTCCCTTCTCGAATGACAGTCGGCAAGCTACTCGAGTGTCTAACGGGCAAGGCTTCTATCGTCCACGGTCGTCCTGACTATGGCTTTGGAGATGCTTTCCGTTCTCATCCATTGGAGGAGATGAGTCAGGTGCTTGTAGACCATGGCTTCTCATGGGAGGGCAAGGACTACTTCACATCGGGTATTACTGGAGAGCCACTGGAGGCATACGTCTTCAACGGACCTATCTACTACCAGCGACTCAAGCACATGGTGCAAGACAAGATGCACTCTCGATCTCGAGGTCCCCGAGCCATCCTCACTCGCCAACCTACAGAAGGTCGTTCACGAGATGGTGGTCTGCGCCTGGGAGAAATGGAACGCGATTGTTTGATCGCCTACGGTGCTTcccagcttcttctggagCGACTCATGATCAGCTCGGATGGTACTGAGATTGATATTTGCCAGCAGTGTGGTCTGTTCGGATACAAGGGTTACTGCCACACATGCAAGAGTACAAGGGAAGTTACCAAGATGACGATGCCGTATGCAGCGAAGCTGCTTGTACAGGAGCTCATCAGCATGAATGTTGGAGTGCGACTCCAGATGGATGACGAGTTTCCCCACCCCAGGTAATTAGGGTTACATGATGGATATGCATAGAATGGAGTTTTGGAACTTGTATACCTTACATATAGCATAGTCATTTATGAGGCGGTTAGGTAGTCTAGAGGTATTATTTTGGTTGCTTCAGGTTTCTATCTATGCGCATATCTACAATGAGTTTTAGCCTGTCGTGACTTTGATAATACAACTTTTGCCAATGGCCGATACACAACTTTATATACGCCCTTGCTTCCACGCTCGTTATTGCTTCTTCGCCTTTTGAATCTTAATTGATTTTAATCCTCCCATAGTAACTTCGAACTCGACCGCCCCGTCTAAGCCTTGACCCGTTTGAGGCGCATGAGGCGCAAATACAACTTTCATCCATCTTCGCCATCCTCTGAGTGTGGGTGCTGCCAAGTCAGAGTCGTCCTCTGCTGTCACTGGCGCAGCCTGTCTTATACGGCCATAGACAGGACGCTTGAATAGTGCAATACGACAAGCAATCTGCGTTGACCACACGAGGCCCAAACTTGGGGTCTTGAGTGAATAAGAAGCGTGAGGATCATCACCCCAGCCTGTGAACCAACGCTGTTGATGATCAAGCATTAGGGCGGGCGGAGGCGGAGGACCATCGGGATCTTGTAAGGCAAAGGgtaatgatgatgagggcGTGCCAGGGAGGTTTGtagatgaaggaggaggcatACTCCTTGAAGCGAGGGGACTCTCATAAGCGACGCCACTGCTTCTAGGAGGTGCATGTCGTGGTGTAGAGCTGGATGCGAAGCGATCAGCGACTTGATTGGCTACGACAACAGCGAGATTATGCCGTCGAGCTAGATCGCGCAGAAGAGCACCGAGACGAACGAGTTCAGCACTTCGAGCGGCCATATTAGAGCCGTGAGAACCCTGACGCTCAAACTCAGCACGATAGTTGGCGGCCACTGAGTCGAGAATGATGAGGCCAATTTTGTGACGGGACAGAAGAACGGGAACTTGAAAGTCAAGGATGTGATCTTGTGTTTCTAGATCAGGCGTGACTGCGCTGTGGATAGCATCAAGAGAAGGGCGAGTTTCAGGGTCACCGTATTGTTGTAGAATGGGGTTTGAGTTGAGCATCTGTGCAAGACGACTTGTGGCGAGAGCTGCCTCAGTTGAGATGTAGAGAGCTTCACGGCCCAGGCCATGAGGCGGAGGAAGTTGAACAGCAAGGCATAGTGATAGAAGAGCTTGAGTCTTTCCAGCACCGCTCTCACCAGTGATTTCCGTTATCACACCAACAGGCACGCCACCTCCTAATGCAGCATCCAGACCCTCATCAAGAGTACTGATGACTTTGGGTTCTTCAGCCGGTTGAAGTAGAGGCTGCTGTGGGCTGAGATCGTCAGAGAGAGACGCTTGTATAGCAGCTATGAGACGCTTGAGATCGAGGATAGGGAGGCGTGTCTGCTTTGCTATGTCTGCGGGATGAAGGGTGAGAAGATCTGTTGTTGTGAGAGCCTGTTGCTCAATTGTTGGTATTAGAGCTGCAAAAGGGCGGAGAGGAAAGGAGGGCAGGATTTGGAGGAGGTCTGTCATGAGGACGGCTGAAGAGACATGGATGGTtgtgagtgagtgagagTGAAGTGAAAGTGAGGGTGTAAGTGAGTGTGAAGAAGTGAATGAAAGGGttggcttggtgttgacagcAAAAGTGTATATCTCCTTCTCGTGGATTCAACGTCAAACTCTATGGCAAAAATAAGTCTTTGCCCTTATAAACAATTTTGTCCTCTGTTTGCTCTGGTTCAGTTGATTTCTATCAAGATAGTTGAGGTTGCACTTCACGCGTTAAGTGAATAAGATTGACGCGGTTACATACATCACGCGCTTAATTGGATTGGCTGGACAAGCCACAATATCAACGCCACATCATAGTCAGAAGAGCCCACTGAATTTTCCGGGCAATTTCCCGACTGAAAAGACTGCAAATTTAGTGGACTTGTTTAATCCAGTAGCACTACAGTACGAGGCTCGAGAATCTTAAAAGTTTGTAGGGTAGAAAAATGTTTAGCTTTTTGATAGCAAAACAGCCCTGAAAATGTCAACGCTGTTAGAAATCACTTCAGCCAATGTTTGATAGACGCATTGGCTTGTAAACATCTCTCATGAATCACGGCACAGCACCAATCACAAATCGGTAGGCAAAATTCGGGAAACCATATTCTTAATCTTGATCATGAAATTGGAATTGCTTTTGATTCCATTTTTTGTGCTACCAAATAAGGTTCCCGACTCCCCAGAGTCCAAGCATGCAGTGCCAAAACCAGACCCTCCCAAATCGCATGTACAACCGAACAGCCGCGTTGCGAATAACAAAGCCAGCTCCTCCCGAAGCAGGGGGCGAGCTGTTTATCGGTATCGCCACAGGGACAGGGTGTTGTGGCGCTTCCAGGTCTTTCTGCGGCCAGCCTGGGTCTTGTTGTAGCGGTGGCCCTTGTTGAGACCACGGGACTTCTTGCCGGTGGCGGTGAGACCACGAGACTCGCGGTGCTTGTGGACGGGGTTGACGATCCAGTTGATGCGGGGGTCGATGCGGATGGCCTTGTGCTGAGGGTCGACGAGGATGACCTCGTAGTACTTGTAGGTAGAGTCCTGGTTGATCCAGTAGGAGTTGAGGACTCGGAGGTTAGCGCAGCGGCGGCCGACACGCTCCTCAGCGGTAGCCTTGAGGGATCGCTGGTACTTCAGCTGGTTGATACCCTGGTTGGTGGGCTTGCCTGTTGGGCCTGTGTTAGACACTGACATCCCTCTGTTCTCGAGAGGGAAAACCTACCATAGGTGGCACCCTTAGGAGCAGGGCGCTTGCGGCCACCACGGCGGACACGGACACGGTAGATAACATAGCCCTGCTTGGCCTTGTATCCGAGACGGCGAGCCTTGTCCAGACGGGAGGGGCGAGAGGCGCGGTGGATGACGTTCAATTGACGGAGCTATATTGATGCACTCTCAGCAAATGTTCAACGAGTGTATAGCACAGACGGCGGCTAATAAACAGCCTGCTTCGTCTCGGGTTCTCTCTCATCGGTGTCCAAGCGTACACAGTTTGTGTGTTGATTTCGTCGTTGAGAATTTTCTTCCCAGTGCAGAGTATTCAAAACTCCCACAAAAAATTCGACCGCTTCGGACAATTCGAGAGGAGAACAAGAGAGCGAGAGCAGGTTGAATCCGCCGTCCACATGGGGAATTGATGTTTGTGCTTGTGCATATTCTTGGTGGTTTAACGTACTTCCCAGCAGCGAACTCGGAGGAGGAAGGCAACGACATCCgactgcttcttcttctgaagCTCTTCGACGTACTTGAGGGCACCCATCTTGGCTGTTTATGGCAGAGACGACAGAGGTTAGCGAGAGAAgaataaagaaaaacaaagGCTTgcaa contains these protein-coding regions:
- a CDS encoding DNA repair protein RAD57; its protein translation is MTDLLQILPSFPLRPFAALIPTIEQQALTTTDLLTLHPADIAKQTRLPILDLKRLIAAIQASLSDDLSPQQPLLQPAEEPKVISTLDEGLDAALGGGVPVGVITEITGESGAGKTQALLSLCLAVQLPPPHGLGREALYISTEAALATSRLAQMLNSNPILQQYGDPETRPSLDAIHSAVTPDLETQDHILDFQVPVLLSRHKIGLIILDSVAANYRAEFERQGSHGSNMAARSAELVRLGALLRDLARRHNLAVVVANQVADRFASSSTPRHAPPRSSGVAYESPLASRSMPPPSSTNLPGTPSSSLPFALQDPDGPPPPPALMLDHQQRWFTGWGDDPHASYSLKTPSLGLVWSTQIACRIALFKRPVYGRIRQAAPVTAEDDSDLAAPTLRGWRRWMKVVFAPHAPQTGQGLDGAVEFEVTMGGLKSIKIQKAKKQ
- a CDS encoding DNA-directed RNA polymerase III subunit RPC2 (At least one base has a quality score < 10), with amino-acid sequence MPTVDDGFEALLEPFYNGKKLTDPISTKEDKFQLLPAFLKVKGLVKQHIDSYNFFVEQEIKDIVRANQTIRSEVDSNFWLEFTDIRVDSPRRQDWTDNKSHSEVTPMECRLRDMTYAAPIFVDIQYIRDKQRIVRKNVPLGRMPVMLKSSKCRLAGANNTQMEEMNECPLDPGGYFIIGGTEKVILIQEQLSKNRIIVEADEKNNIISASVTSSTHERKSKTYVTLKKDRILLTHNVLVEGIPIVIILKALGGLSDMEIMQLVAGSDGRYQDEFLVNFDEATKAGVFTQHQALEYIGAKVKMGSRRGTFGPQVRRNHVEEGLDALANLVIAHVPIEGLDFYPKAIYVAQMTRRVLIAAHNPKLVDDRDFVGNKRLELAGQLLSLLFEDLFKQFTSGVKMSIDKFLKKNNRAVPLDAVHMISNHANNIGYGINRAIQTGNWTVKRFNMNRAGVTHVLSRLSYIAALGMMTRISSQFEKTRKVSGPRALQPSQWGMLCTSDTPEGEACGLVKNLALMTHITTNVDEEPVKRWIFTLDAGVEPIRNFSGAEMHREGSYIIHINGTPFALTRYPKRFAQKFRTMRRRGWISPFVGININTHFNAVHIATDEGRICRPYIIVKNGKQKLKPEHLRLLQMGKATFDDFLNRGIVEYLDVNEENDALITIYEDQVTQSTTHLEIEPFTVLGAVAGLIPFPHHNQSPRNTYQCAMGKQAIGAIAYNQFNRIDTLLYTLVYPQRPMVISKTIQLIGYDKLPAGQNATVVVMSYSGYDIEDALVLNKASIDRGFGRCQVFRKYTTELQKYPNGRRERIGDPENEGDGKIKRRIAKHEALDDDGLAIVGYKVNSGEAMVKKETPLDQTSTGIGLDRGPAEFRDSSVSYRIADPAYIDKVMISQTEKDTTVIKVQTRQTRRPELGDKFSSRHGQKGVVGIIVEQEDLPFSDSGLSPDIIMNPHGFPSRMTVGKLLECLTGKASIVHGRPDYGFGDAFRSHPLEEMSQVLVDHGFSWEGKDYFTSGITGEPLEAYVFNGPIYYQRLKHMVQDKMHSRSRGPRAILTRQPTEGRSRDGGLRLGEMERDCLIAYGASQLLLERLMISSDGTEIDICQQCGLFGYKGYCHTCKSTREVTKMTMPYAAKLLVQELISMNVGVRLQMDDEFPHPR
- a CDS encoding 60S ribosomal protein L15; this encodes MVRFGAALADSAAKSARASASLNPQATIFPRKVGYRWFFLFSENLRPPTNHQDLDQAAKMGALKYVEELQKKKQSDVVAFLLRVRCWELRQLNVIHRASRPSRLDKARRLGYKAKQGYVIYRVRVRRGGRKRPAPKGATYGKPTNQGINQLKYQRSLKATAEERVGRRCANLRVLNSYWINQDSTYKYYEVILVDPQHKAIRIDPRINWIVNPVHKHRESRGLTATGKKSRGLNKGHRYNKTQAGRRKTWKRHNTLSLWRYR